One Hordeum vulgare subsp. vulgare chromosome 4H, MorexV3_pseudomolecules_assembly, whole genome shotgun sequence DNA window includes the following coding sequences:
- the LOC123448755 gene encoding uncharacterized protein LOC123448755: protein MEVNKGWNIIQIEGDEWERFIARMHLTRGELINFSFRRQTPRLVVIYINSHDEDPLDEALYAQRMIRLSEDEMDKLWEKLPPRDTYIGMPFITRLTGTMVNRHFIKLPKRLCVSFGIEQGEAGIGGLHLTKRGSITTCAYAVDTGGRTIFSAAGWSNFLASKNLRVRKAVLFTIRNTPHHDLRMIIVIDLL, encoded by the exons TGGAACATAATCCAGATTGAAGGAGATGAATGGGAGCGTTTCATCGCCCGCATGCATCTCACTAGGGGTGAATTGATCAACTTCTCCTTTAGAAGACAAACTCCAAGGCTGGTTGTTATCTatatcaactcacatgatgaggaTCCACTTGATGAAGCACTATATGCACAAAGAATGATCAGGCTGAGTGAGGATGAAATGGACAAACTCTGGGAAAAACTTCCGCCACGTGATACCTACATCGGGATGCCATTCATAACCCGCCTGACAGGGACGATGGTTAACCGTCATTTCAT TAAATTACCTAAGAGGCTATGTGTGAGTTTTGGCATCGAGCAGGGTGAAGCAGGCATTGGTGGACTACATCTTACCAAAAGGGGCTCCATCACAACCTGTGCTTACGCAGTGGACACAGGCGGTCGCACTATCTTCAGTGCAGCTGGGTGGAGCAACTTCCTTGCTAGCAAGAATCTCCGGGTTAGGAAAGCCGTCTTATTCACTATTAGGAACACCCCACACCATGACTTGAGGATGATCATCGTCATCGACCTCCTTTAA
- the LOC123449781 gene encoding nucleolar protein 9-like: MQMEAADATHPKEEKDKGHAKEAKPAKEKKEKKEKKEKSKEKKEKVGEATDTAKLRAKLEKIDVKIDDLKAKKQEIVVRLLELEGKAAEPAAPASG; encoded by the exons ATGCAGATGGAAGCTGCAGATGCAACTCAccccaaggaggagaaggacaag GGACACGCCAAAGAGGCCAAACCggcgaaggaaaagaaggagaagaaggagaagaaagaaaagaGCAAGGAAAAGAAAGAGAAGGTCGGAGAGGCAACCGACACGGCCAAGCTGAGAGCGAAGCTAGAGAAGATCGATGTGAAAATCGACGACCTGAAGGCGAAGAAACAAGAGATTGTGGTTCGACTCCTCGAGCTCGAGGGTAAGGCAGCGGAGCCTGCAGCACCAGCGAGCGGCTGA
- the LOC123449780 gene encoding hypersensitive-induced response protein 1 — protein MGGVLGLIQIDQSTVAIKETFGKFDAILQPGCHCLPWCLGQQVAGYLSLRVQQLDVRCETKTKDNVFVNVVASVQYRALADKASDAFYRLSNTREQIQSYVFDVIRASVPKMNLDDVFEQKNEIARAVEEELEKAMSAYGYEIVQTLIVDIEPDEHVKRAMNEINAAARMRLAATEKAEAEKILQIKRAEGEAESKYLAGVGIARQRQAIVDGLRDSVLAFSENVPGTSSKDVMDMVLVTQYFDTMKDIGASSKSSAVFIPHGPGAVKDIASQIRDGQLQGRMV, from the exons ATGGGTGGGGTACTTGGTTTGATACAGATTGATCAATCGACAGTAGCCATCAAGGAGACTTTTGGAAAGTTTGATGCGATCCTGCAACCTGGATGCCACTGCTTGCCATGGTGCCTGGGGCAGCAGGTTGCTGGATATCTTTCTCTGCGTGTGCAGCAGCTTGACGTCCGATGTGAAACTAAGACCAAA GATAATGTCTTTGTCAACGTTGTGGCATCTGTGCAGTACCGTGCTCTTGCTGACAAGGCATCTGATGCCTTTTACAGGCTTAGTAACACCAGGGAGCAAATCCAGTCCTATGTCTTTGATG TGATCAGGGCTAGCGTTCCAAAGATGAACTTGGATGATGTATTTGAGCAGAAGAATGAAATAGCAAGGGCTGTGGAGGAGGAGCTTGAAAAG GCAATGTCTGCCTACGGATACGAGATTGTGCAAACTCTGATTGTTGATATTGAGCCAGATGAACATGTGAAGAGAGCTATGAATGAGATTAATGCAG CTGCTAGGATGAGGTTGGCAGCCACTgagaaagcagaagcagaaaagATTCTGCAGATCAAGAGGGCTGAAGGCGAGGCAGAATCAAAGTACCTGGCTGGTGTGGGTATTGCAAGGCAGCGTCAGGCGATCGTGGACGGTCTGAGAGACAGCGTTCTCGCCTTCTCTGAGAATGTGCCTGGGACTTCCTCCAAGGATGTCATGGATATGGTTTTGGTGACGCAATATTTCGACACAATGAAAGATATTGGAGCATCTTCCAAGTCTTCAGCAGTGTTCATCCCTCACGGGCCTGGCGCCGTCAAAGACATCGCTTCACAGATACGAGATGGTCAGCTCCAGGGCAGGATGGTTTGA